A region from the Parasphingopyxis sp. CP4 genome encodes:
- a CDS encoding multidrug effflux MFS transporter, producing the protein MADRMTNGASAPPARKLPGFTEFVAMVASLMAMTALAIDAMLPALPAIGHDLNVIEDNDRQLVIGVMLLGFGIAQIVHGPLSDRFGRRPLLVGGLGLYALSSVVAAFAQSYELLLAARFFQGVAVAATRVLAVSIVRDLYVGRKMAQVMSFAMMVFMAVPVLAPLLGEIIISIANWRWIFWMFAAIGISVGLWIGWRLPETLQPEDRMPLTVERVGHGWKQTLTNRKSLGYMLASALLSGALFGFINSIQQVIYDTFGRPEMLVPAFAVIAGAMSAASLLNSRIVLRLGTRLVSHSALIIFILLAAAASFTAYADTKSLWLFLILLSLNMGAFGLCGANFGAMAMEDMGAIAGTASSGQGAVGVLLGALIGVSIGQLYDGTTLPLSLGFLVCGCLALVCVFVTEKRRLFVEDELATEPART; encoded by the coding sequence ATGGCCGATCGCATGACGAACGGGGCATCCGCACCGCCGGCCCGCAAGCTGCCAGGCTTCACAGAATTCGTCGCCATGGTGGCTTCGCTGATGGCGATGACGGCGCTCGCCATAGACGCAATGCTGCCTGCGCTTCCGGCGATCGGCCACGACTTGAATGTGATTGAAGATAATGACCGTCAGTTGGTTATCGGTGTCATGCTGTTGGGCTTTGGTATCGCCCAGATCGTTCATGGACCTCTATCAGACAGATTTGGGCGCCGACCGCTGCTCGTCGGTGGGCTTGGCCTATATGCGCTATCAAGTGTCGTTGCAGCCTTTGCGCAATCCTACGAACTTCTGCTAGCCGCGCGCTTCTTTCAGGGAGTCGCCGTTGCCGCGACGCGCGTACTTGCCGTGTCGATCGTTCGAGATCTCTATGTCGGGCGTAAAATGGCCCAGGTCATGTCCTTCGCAATGATGGTCTTCATGGCCGTTCCCGTGCTCGCACCGCTTTTGGGCGAGATAATCATATCGATTGCAAACTGGCGCTGGATCTTCTGGATGTTTGCCGCAATTGGCATCAGTGTTGGCCTCTGGATCGGATGGCGCCTGCCGGAAACTCTCCAACCGGAAGATCGAATGCCGCTGACCGTTGAGCGTGTTGGGCATGGCTGGAAACAGACGCTCACCAATCGCAAGTCGCTTGGCTATATGCTGGCTTCAGCCCTGCTGTCGGGCGCGCTTTTTGGTTTCATCAATTCAATTCAGCAGGTGATCTACGATACATTCGGTCGGCCAGAAATGCTGGTTCCGGCTTTTGCCGTGATAGCCGGTGCGATGTCAGCAGCGTCTCTGCTCAACTCGCGGATCGTGTTGCGGCTCGGAACGCGTCTCGTCTCGCACAGCGCCCTGATCATCTTCATCCTGTTGGCAGCAGCGGCCTCATTCACGGCCTATGCGGATACCAAATCTCTCTGGCTTTTCCTGATCCTGCTGTCCCTCAATATGGGCGCGTTCGGCCTGTGCGGCGCGAATTTCGGCGCGATGGCGATGGAGGATATGGGCGCAATCGCTGGAACGGCCAGCTCGGGGCAAGGCGCAGTAGGCGTCTTGCTCGGGGCGTTGATCGGGGTCAGCATCGGTCAGCTATATGACGGCACGACCTTACCGCTATCTCTCGGTTTTCTGGTCTGCGGCTGCCTCGCTCTTGTCTGCGTCTTCGTCACTGAAAAGAGACGCCTGTTCGTCGAAGACGAGCTCGCAACCGAGCCGGCGCGCACCTGA
- a CDS encoding cupin domain-containing protein, which yields MHKYDPTKDLPTVAADALTRVLDPIDPSDFFTEVFEERHHLIARGEPDRYSDLVSVDVLDAFIADGQLFDGQIDATRAEPRITRDAFTLDNNEIDRSALLRLYQDHATIIAPHLHSYHKPLGDFVRALEPVFSASVQTNIYLTPPGAKGFRTHYDNHDVFVMQVSGTKSWRIYDEPVGKPFRGEGFEPGVHEVGDPTDEFVLSAGDTVYIPRGMMHDADAHDEEASLHITLGLVTKTWADVVLEAISKAAVETDDLRRALPPGYANSNFERGPAREQFREFVKELAEKAEFDEPLDILADDYVKSRTPDMAGIIRYASDPIKDDQMYEVNDNGLYRLIEDEESGEFAVVTRGGASEFVGTKRKAFDRAMDGENFKKADLPEIEDADAVDLIRRLLSRGLIRPL from the coding sequence ATGCACAAATATGATCCGACGAAAGATCTGCCAACTGTTGCAGCGGACGCGCTCACACGGGTTCTCGATCCGATAGACCCGAGCGATTTTTTTACGGAAGTATTCGAGGAGCGGCACCATCTGATCGCTCGCGGAGAGCCGGATCGGTATTCAGATCTCGTTTCTGTCGACGTACTCGACGCCTTTATCGCTGATGGCCAGTTGTTTGATGGCCAGATCGATGCGACCCGGGCTGAACCGCGCATCACGCGTGATGCCTTTACGTTAGACAATAATGAGATTGATCGCAGCGCGCTGCTTCGCCTGTATCAGGATCATGCGACAATCATCGCTCCGCATCTTCACAGCTATCACAAACCGCTCGGTGATTTCGTTCGCGCGCTGGAGCCGGTCTTCAGCGCGTCCGTGCAGACGAATATCTATCTGACGCCACCGGGTGCGAAGGGCTTTCGCACCCATTATGACAATCACGATGTCTTCGTGATGCAGGTGTCGGGCACCAAAAGCTGGCGGATTTATGACGAACCAGTCGGCAAACCGTTTCGCGGCGAGGGGTTTGAGCCGGGTGTTCATGAAGTCGGAGACCCTACGGACGAATTCGTCCTGAGCGCCGGTGACACTGTCTATATCCCGCGCGGTATGATGCATGATGCCGATGCGCATGATGAAGAGGCATCGCTGCACATCACCCTGGGCCTTGTCACCAAGACATGGGCCGATGTCGTTCTCGAGGCGATCTCCAAGGCCGCCGTGGAAACCGATGACCTGCGCCGGGCACTGCCGCCGGGCTATGCCAACAGCAATTTCGAACGCGGCCCGGCACGCGAGCAGTTTCGCGAATTTGTCAAAGAGCTTGCCGAAAAGGCCGAGTTTGACGAACCGCTCGATATCCTGGCTGACGATTATGTGAAATCGCGCACGCCGGATATGGCAGGCATCATTCGCTACGCCTCCGATCCGATCAAGGACGACCAGATGTACGAGGTCAATGACAATGGCCTGTATCGTCTTATCGAGGATGAAGAGAGCGGTGAGTTTGCTGTCGTAACGCGTGGCGGTGCCAGTGAGTTTGTCGGGACCAAGCGCAAGGCGTTTGATCGAGCCATGGATGGCGAGAATTTCAAGAAGGCCGATCTTCCCGAGATTGAAGACGCTGATGCCGTTGATCTGATTCGGCGCCTCTTGTCGCGCGGATTAATCCGGCCGCTCTAA
- a CDS encoding TSUP family transporter, protein MLAVLLPLIAFFTALLSGIFGMAGGMVLMGALVLLLPISAAFVTHGIIQIVSNGWRAWLNRADIVWSIIGWYALAALIAALIFTGLAFVPPRPVVFIALGLVGLSVWLPAKRFALDARRPFHAFASGLLVTGTNLVAGVAGPLLDIFFVRTTLTRHQIVATKAFTQVFAHLAKIIVYGGAMIFAADSETLPWIAILLAIPVTMLGTRTGKAVLDKMSDAIFLGWTRWIVSLIGLIYLARGLMLAMA, encoded by the coding sequence ATGCTTGCCGTCCTGCTCCCGCTGATTGCATTCTTCACAGCGCTACTTTCAGGTATTTTCGGCATGGCGGGCGGAATGGTGCTGATGGGCGCGCTCGTCCTGCTGCTTCCGATCAGCGCGGCTTTTGTGACCCATGGGATCATCCAGATTGTGTCGAATGGCTGGCGCGCGTGGCTCAATCGAGCAGACATCGTCTGGTCGATTATCGGCTGGTATGCTCTCGCTGCGCTGATCGCGGCGCTGATATTTACAGGCTTGGCCTTTGTTCCACCGCGCCCGGTTGTTTTCATCGCGCTCGGTCTCGTCGGTCTATCAGTTTGGCTGCCAGCCAAGCGCTTTGCCCTGGACGCACGACGACCCTTCCATGCCTTCGCGTCCGGATTGCTGGTAACCGGAACCAATCTCGTCGCCGGCGTGGCCGGCCCGTTGCTGGATATCTTCTTCGTGCGCACAACATTAACGCGACATCAGATCGTTGCGACCAAGGCGTTTACTCAGGTCTTCGCGCATCTCGCCAAGATCATCGTTTATGGCGGAGCAATGATCTTCGCCGCAGATAGCGAGACGCTCCCTTGGATAGCGATTCTGCTGGCAATCCCTGTGACAATGTTGGGCACCCGGACAGGCAAAGCCGTACTCGACAAAATGTCGGACGCCATTTTTCTTGGCTGGACACGGTGGATCGTCAGCCTGATCGGACTGATCTATCTGGCACGCGGCCTTATGTTAGCAATGGCTTAG
- a CDS encoding DUF4345 domain-containing protein: MSPGAEKRALQITAGLACLVPLSMGVASVIIGPSILSGIDDPPPRDLDSHFRYLSGIFLMVGIAFATCVPGIERKTARFRLLGAMIVLGGLARAVSVMEYGLPSDGHRFGLVMELGVVPLLMIWQSRVARRFGSE, encoded by the coding sequence ATGAGCCCGGGCGCCGAGAAGCGGGCGCTGCAAATCACCGCCGGCCTCGCCTGCCTTGTCCCGCTATCCATGGGCGTCGCTAGTGTCATTATCGGGCCATCCATATTATCGGGGATCGATGATCCGCCGCCGCGCGATCTCGACAGCCATTTTCGGTATCTGTCCGGGATATTTTTGATGGTCGGGATAGCCTTTGCGACCTGCGTCCCGGGAATTGAACGCAAGACAGCGCGATTCAGATTGCTCGGTGCCATGATCGTCCTGGGTGGCTTGGCCCGCGCAGTCTCTGTCATGGAGTATGGACTGCCGTCCGACGGCCATCGTTTCGGATTGGTAATGGAGCTTGGTGTCGTGCCGTTACTTATGATCTGGCAAAGCCGCGTCGCGCGGCGGTTTGGGTCAGAATGA
- a CDS encoding twin-arginine translocation signal domain-containing protein, whose amino-acid sequence MSKKLDRRSFMRRVGVTAGIGALGVITGTRVAHAQVTDSDTGRNSDPVGGGRGSSDRGGNGRRCSDDDAGGRADPGGSGRSCSDSD is encoded by the coding sequence GTGAGTAAGAAACTGGATCGCCGCTCTTTCATGCGGCGCGTTGGCGTAACGGCCGGCATCGGCGCACTGGGCGTCATCACGGGTACGCGCGTTGCGCATGCACAGGTGACTGACAGCGACACCGGCAGAAATTCGGATCCCGTTGGCGGTGGCCGCGGAAGCAGCGACCGTGGCGGTAACGGCCGGCGTTGCAGCGATGATGACGCTGGTGGTCGGGCTGACCCAGGCGGAAGTGGTCGCAGCTGCAGCGACAGCGATTAG
- a CDS encoding DUF2721 domain-containing protein — MDPVPADIAITIQLALAPAFLLVGIGQFLILAAGRLGRVVDRARIIADILPQEPGPEHDDCLKELRMLDRRMTVTGISILFGTIAMIAVCLVVGGLFAARLFEIELTGFTAATFVGAMGLLILGLITFLYEVQLANRSIHVRADLLGRPKK; from the coding sequence ATGGATCCAGTGCCTGCTGATATCGCCATTACCATCCAGCTTGCGCTGGCGCCGGCTTTCTTGCTGGTCGGGATTGGCCAGTTTCTCATTCTCGCCGCTGGCCGGTTGGGACGCGTCGTCGATCGGGCGCGGATCATCGCCGATATCTTGCCGCAAGAGCCTGGGCCGGAGCATGACGACTGTCTGAAAGAGCTCAGGATGCTCGATCGGCGAATGACTGTCACCGGCATATCCATCCTATTTGGTACCATTGCCATGATTGCCGTCTGCCTGGTTGTAGGCGGCTTGTTCGCAGCCCGGCTTTTCGAGATCGAACTTACCGGTTTTACGGCCGCGACATTTGTTGGTGCGATGGGCCTGCTGATTCTCGGCCTGATCACCTTCCTCTACGAAGTGCAGCTGGCGAACCGATCGATCCATGTTCGCGCCGATTTGCTGGGCAGGCCGAAGAAATGA
- a CDS encoding sterol desaturase family protein: protein MTDPWLVSALALWIALVLTLERLAVAQMPPAENWRRILRNLGLGMIALTAAPLLLTLTGRFASGMEPLVPLTALGALGALLVQLLVLDIWTYGMHRAYHEIPFLWRFHAPHHLDDHLDASSAFRFHLGEILISAAMRLIPALIFGIDAATLLLFEALLMANAVFHHSNIALPRRFERLLSWFIVTPSIHWIHHHKIRADTDSNYTAILSIWDRLFGSANPKARVIGMPIGVEGQRDQSFLRLLAYPFVRRD, encoded by the coding sequence ATGACCGATCCCTGGCTCGTCAGCGCATTGGCGCTATGGATTGCGCTCGTCCTGACCCTCGAGCGGCTGGCCGTGGCGCAAATGCCGCCAGCAGAGAATTGGCGCCGAATACTCCGAAACCTCGGCCTTGGTATGATCGCGCTGACCGCTGCTCCGTTGCTGCTGACGCTAACCGGTCGGTTCGCGTCGGGCATGGAACCGCTGGTGCCGCTCACTGCGCTCGGTGCGCTGGGCGCCTTGCTGGTCCAGCTGCTGGTGCTCGATATCTGGACCTACGGAATGCATCGGGCCTATCATGAAATCCCGTTCCTTTGGCGGTTCCACGCGCCGCATCATCTGGATGACCATCTGGATGCAAGTTCGGCGTTCCGATTTCATCTTGGTGAGATATTGATATCTGCAGCGATGCGCCTGATCCCGGCGCTCATTTTTGGTATCGATGCCGCCACGCTGTTGCTGTTTGAAGCACTGCTGATGGCCAATGCCGTATTTCATCATTCGAACATCGCCCTGCCGCGTCGGTTCGAGCGGCTGCTCTCCTGGTTTATCGTGACCCCCTCAATCCACTGGATTCACCATCACAAGATCAGGGCGGATACCGACAGCAACTATACCGCGATCCTATCCATCTGGGATCGCCTGTTCGGCTCGGCAAATCCCAAAGCAAGAGTGATCGGTATGCCCATCGGTGTTGAGGGGCAACGGGATCAGAGCTTCTTGAGGCTGCTCGCCTATCCCTTCGTCCGGCGGGACTAG
- a CDS encoding class I SAM-dependent methyltransferase, with translation MHSKLALFLAPVALLCATAPFTPASAQATTASSIYAEAAAPEGRPEAMVALDEHRRPAEVLEFFGVEPGDNILEVAMGGGYWMDMLARIVGDDGLVIGSVPEVPYEAREDFRAQADAIIERNANSRADIGSVQEINYPAASLDFVMLSLIFHDVYFESDQFGFIRQTPQMFLAGIFEALKPGGTVGVIDSVAPAGMPPRESVEALHRIDPAVIRREFEAAGFVLEAESDLLRNPDDDTTLSAFDPAIRHRTDKVLMRFRRP, from the coding sequence ATGCATTCGAAACTTGCACTTTTCCTGGCGCCGGTCGCACTGCTTTGCGCGACGGCTCCCTTCACACCCGCATCGGCGCAAGCGACAACCGCTTCCAGCATTTATGCGGAGGCTGCAGCACCGGAAGGCCGGCCCGAAGCCATGGTCGCGCTCGACGAACATCGCAGACCGGCGGAAGTCCTTGAATTTTTTGGCGTCGAACCCGGCGACAATATCCTCGAAGTCGCCATGGGCGGCGGATATTGGATGGATATGCTGGCGCGCATTGTTGGTGATGATGGACTGGTGATCGGCAGCGTTCCCGAGGTGCCGTATGAAGCGCGCGAAGATTTTCGCGCGCAAGCTGATGCGATAATCGAACGCAATGCGAACAGCCGGGCCGATATCGGCAGCGTGCAGGAGATCAACTATCCGGCCGCCAGCCTAGATTTCGTGATGCTCAGCCTGATCTTTCATGATGTATATTTCGAGAGCGATCAGTTCGGCTTCATTCGCCAGACACCACAAATGTTCCTGGCCGGCATTTTTGAGGCACTGAAACCTGGCGGAACCGTCGGCGTCATCGATAGCGTGGCGCCCGCAGGAATGCCGCCGCGCGAAAGCGTTGAAGCGCTCCACCGGATTGATCCGGCGGTCATCCGTCGCGAGTTCGAGGCCGCGGGATTTGTACTGGAGGCGGAAAGCGATCTGCTGCGCAATCCGGATGATGATACCACATTGTCAGCATTCGATCCGGCGATCCGCCATCGGACCGACAAGGTCTTGATGCGGTTCCGCCGTCCATAG
- a CDS encoding ETC complex I subunit, which yields MSARIYQRMKNAMQSGRHRVGQWTLQFEPSEAQRADPLMGWAGSSDTNRQVRLTFPTLEAAKAYAEKQGIDYHVVPGPERTLKIQAYADNFR from the coding sequence ATGTCCGCGCGTATCTATCAACGGATGAAGAATGCAATGCAGTCTGGCCGTCATCGGGTGGGTCAGTGGACGCTACAGTTCGAGCCCAGCGAAGCGCAGCGCGCAGACCCGCTGATGGGTTGGGCCGGGTCATCGGACACCAATCGGCAGGTTCGGCTAACCTTCCCGACGCTTGAGGCCGCCAAAGCCTATGCCGAAAAGCAGGGCATTGATTATCACGTCGTTCCGGGTCCCGAGCGGACGCTCAAGATCCAGGCCTATGCGGATAATTTTCGCTAG